The Polyangium aurulentum genomic interval AGGACGTCGAGAAGGGGATCGAGGTCTATCACGCGCCGGGGCGCTTCGCGGACCCGGCGGAAGGCGCGCGGCGCGCGGCGCTCCACCTCGAGAGCCTGCGGGCCGAGGCTCGCGCGTTTCATTTCGAGACGAGTTCCGTGGCCGTCGCCCCCGGGCGCGCCGTCGAAATCGAAATAGCCGCCGACGTCGCGGGGGCGGCGCGTCCCCAGGGGAAGCATTTCATCGTCGAGGTGGTCCACGCGTTCCGCCGTGCGCCCGCGGAGCGCTCGAGCCGCGTGACCGTCATTCCCATCGACGTGCCCTATCGCCTCCCGCGTACGACGCCGCGGCCCGTGGTTGCGGGCGTCCATTCCGCGATCGTCACCGGCGCTGCTGGCGAGGAGATTCACACCGACAATCACGGCCGCATACGCGTCCATTTTCCTTGGGATCGCGAGCAGCCTGCCGACGACAAGAGCAGCCCGCCCGTGCGCGTCATGCAGGCCAACCTCGCAGGGCCGATGCTCGTCCCGCGCGTCGGCTGGGAGGTGCTCGTGGCCTTCGAGGACGGCGATCCCGACCGGCCTGTCATCCTCGGCCGGATGCCCAATGCAGAATATCCGCCGCCCGTGGCGCTGCCCGCCAACAAGACGATGACCGTGCTCTCGACGCCCAGCTCGCCCGGAGGCGGGCGGCGCAACGAGGTGAGCTTCGACGACGCCGCGGGCCGGCAGCACATGACGTGGAACGCGGCATTCGCGAAGACGACGACCGTTGGCAATCACATGCTCACCCAGACGGTGGGCTTCGAGAGCCTCGACGTGAAGGGCAATCAATCCTGGACCGTGGGCGGCAAGGAGACCGTCTCCGTGGGCAGCACCATGGTCCTCAAGGCGGCCTCCCAGACTGCCACGGTCGGCGGCTCGCAGACGATCACGATCAAGGCGACGGGCAAGACGGGCACGGGGAGCGAGAGCGTGCTCGTCGGGGGAGCGCTCCTCGAGCAGGTGGGCAATCCGGTGAGCGGCGCTGCGGCTTTCGCCGAATCGGCGGCGCTGGCCGGGGCGGGCCATATCCCCGTGATAGGCACCGCGCTCACGCGGGGGTATTCGGTGGGCAAGGCGATGGTCGAGGGGTATGCGCACGGCGGGACATCCGGGGCGCTCATGGCGCTCGGGCAGCAGGCCGTGGATATCGCAGCCGATTACGTGCCCGCGGGCGACGCGCTCGTGGCGGCGGCGGACGCGGCCGGGCTGACCCCGTGGTCGGACAAGGCGCAAAAGGCGCGCGGCGCTGCGGAGGCCGGCGGCGGGACGGGCGGCCCCGGCGGGGCGAACGCGAGCGCGGCGCAGGCCGCGCCAGGGCACCGCAAGACGATCGTGGACGGCGTGATGACCGAGAGCATCGGCGGCGCTTACAGCGTCACGACGCCGGGCTCGATCAAATGGACGACGGTGGGGCCGTCGAGCTTCGCGATCGGCGGCAGCCATTCCACGCGCGCCGTGCGCATCAGCCGCCTCACGGGTGGCGTCTCGAGTGATACCGCGGCGAGCATCGCCATCGACGCGGCGCAATCCATCGGACGCACCGTGGCGGGCGGCATGAAGACATCCGTCGGAGGGACGCTGAAGAGCACGGCGGGCGGAGAGCATTTCATCAAGGCAGGCGGGGCGCTCGCGATCAAGGTCGCCGGATCGCTCGGGCTCGAGGGGAGCGCGATCGTTTTTTCGGTGGGCAGCAGTGTGGTCGCGGCGCATTCGGGAGGTATCCTGCTCAAGGCGAGCAAGGTGACCGTCGATGGCAAGCTCGTGCAGAGCGGGAAGATAACGAACAGCGAATGAAGGCGCTCGCGGTCATCGGAATGGGGCTCGTCTCTCCCCTCGGTCTCACCCCCGAGGAGCACGCGTTCTTCGTGCGCGCCGGGGTGGGCCCCCAGGCGCCTGGCGCGTTCCGTGACAAACATGGAGATCCGATTCCGGCGGCCTATTGCGCTTTCCTCGGCGCCGCGCTGCCCGTGGGAGATCGGCTCCGCGCGCTCGGAGCGCTCGCCCATGCCACGGCCACGGAGGGGTGGCAGGAACGCGCCGCCCTCGTGCAAAAGAACGGCGCGCGCGCACCAGGCCCCGTTTTCGTCGTCACGGGCGCGCCGCGGACCGGGCTCGCAGAGGCGGATCGGCGAGCCATCGAGGTCGGCGTTGGTGAGGCGGCTGGGCGGCGGCCCGAGCGCTTCACCGGCGAAGCGGGCTTCTTTGCAGCCCTTGCACGCGCAGCCGAGCACCTGGAGCAGCGGGCCGAGAGCGCGGCCGTGATCGTCGCGGCCGATTCCTTCATCGCGCCCGCTGCCCTCGAGGAATGGCGTCGAATGGGGACGACGCCGTGGGAATCCGATCTCCCTCGTCCCGCGGAGGCTGCTGCGGCGGTGCTCGTCATGCTCCCTGACGAGGCGCAGAGGGTAGGTATCGAGGTGCTGGCGACGGTGGCCGCGAGCGCGACGAAGATGGGGGCGGCCAATGACGATAACGACGAGATCGTCGACGGTGCGGCGCTGACCGCGCTCGTGCGTGCGCTGCCGGCGCTCGGCGAACCG includes:
- a CDS encoding type VI secretion system Vgr family protein, which encodes MTDVLFSCEGTSFLVNSLSGRERVGEATSLDVEILSPELLDIDALLGRPATVKLVGSFGERTIHGIVFRASAIATSQAASARRYEIRVASAFHRLTLRRRTRIFQNQSTPDIVQEVLTAAGISEAWIERALAERHAPRELVVQYAETDAAFVRRLCEEDGIHFYFEERDGFDALVLADTSPSAPSAADPRLVLVDGDGLRAPEPAAFACSSVRRRKPGKVTLRDYDPLKPSLLLEGSAEGGKDVEKGIEVYHAPGRFADPAEGARRAALHLESLRAEARAFHFETSSVAVAPGRAVEIEIAADVAGAARPQGKHFIVEVVHAFRRAPAERSSRVTVIPIDVPYRLPRTTPRPVVAGVHSAIVTGAAGEEIHTDNHGRIRVHFPWDREQPADDKSSPPVRVMQANLAGPMLVPRVGWEVLVAFEDGDPDRPVILGRMPNAEYPPPVALPANKTMTVLSTPSSPGGGRRNEVSFDDAAGRQHMTWNAAFAKTTTVGNHMLTQTVGFESLDVKGNQSWTVGGKETVSVGSTMVLKAASQTATVGGSQTITIKATGKTGTGSESVLVGGALLEQVGNPVSGAAAFAESAALAGAGHIPVIGTALTRGYSVGKAMVEGYAHGGTSGALMALGQQAVDIAADYVPAGDALVAAADAAGLTPWSDKAQKARGAAEAGGGTGGPGGANASAAQAAPGHRKTIVDGVMTESIGGAYSVTTPGSIKWTTVGPSSFAIGGSHSTRAVRISRLTGGVSSDTAASIAIDAAQSIGRTVAGGMKTSVGGTLKSTAGGEHFIKAGGALAIKVAGSLGLEGSAIVFSVGSSVVAAHSGGILLKASKVTVDGKLVQSGKITNSE